The following are encoded together in the Streptococcus oralis genome:
- a CDS encoding DUF1858 domain-containing protein, whose amino-acid sequence MDNIIDVSIPVAEVVDKHPEVLEILVELGFKPLANPLMRNTVGRKVSLKQGSKLEGTPMDKIVRTLEANGYEVIGLD is encoded by the coding sequence ATGGACAATATCATCGATGTGTCAATTCCCGTTGCAGAAGTGGTGGACAAGCACCCAGAAGTTTTGGAAATCCTAGTGGAGCTGGGTTTTAAACCACTTGCTAATCCCTTGATGCGCAACACCGTCGGTCGCAAGGTATCGCTCAAACAGGGTTCTAAGCTCGAAGGAACTCCTATGGACAAGATTGTCCGCACACTGGAAGCGAATGGTTACGAAGTGATTGGATTAGACTAA
- a CDS encoding DUF1912 family protein, which translates to MSYEQEFMKEFEAWVNTQIMINDMAHKESQKVYEEDQDERAKDAMIRYESRLDAYQFLLGKFENFKAGKGFHDLPEGLFGERNY; encoded by the coding sequence ATGAGTTACGAACAAGAATTTATGAAGGAATTTGAAGCTTGGGTCAATACCCAAATCATGATCAACGACATGGCGCACAAGGAAAGTCAAAAAGTTTACGAAGAAGACCAGGACGAGCGTGCCAAAGATGCTATGATTCGCTACGAGAGTCGTTTGGATGCTTATCAGTTCTTGCTGGGTAAATTTGAAAATTTCAAGGCGGGCAAGGGATTTCATGATTTGCCAGAAGGATTGTTTGGTGAACGGAATTATTAA
- the infB gene encoding translation initiation factor IF-2 encodes MSKKRLYEIAKELGKESKEVVARAKELGLDVKSHSSSVEVAAAEQIAASFKSAPAPKAEAKPAAPKASVEKKAEKSVSAKPAAAKEESKPAAPVAPKEEKVVAARPQSRNFKAEREARAKEQAERRKQNKGNNRDQQQNGNRQKNDGRNGGKTGQGNRDNRRFNDQGKKPQGQGNHGNDRRQQQDFQPKQAGPRVDFKARAAALKAEQNAEYARSSEERFKQSQAAKEALAQANKRKEPEEIFEEAAKLAEQTQPVVTVAPVAKEAPVDTRRKKQARPDKERDDYDHEEDGPRKQQKNRSSQNQVRNQRNSNWNNNKKNKKGNKQNNRNQTPKPVTERKFHELPTEFEYTDGMTVAEIAKRIKREPAEIVKKLFMMGVMATQNQSLDGKTIELLMVDYGIEAKQKVEVDNADIERFFVEDGYLNEDELVERPPVVTIMGHVDHGKTTLLDTLRNSRVATGEAGGITQHIGAYQIVENGKKITFLDTPGHAAFTSMRARGASVTDITILVVAADDGVMPQTIEAINHSKAANVPIIVAINKIDKPGANPERVIGELAEHGVMSTAWGGDSEFVEISAKFNQNIDELLETVLLVAEIQELKADPTVRAIGTVIEARLDKGKGAVATLLVQQGTLNVQDPIVVGNTFGRVRAMTNDLGRRVKVAGPSTPVSITGLNEAPMAGDHFAVYEDEKSARAAGEERAKRALMKQRQATQRVSLENLFDTLKAGELKSVNVIIKADVQGSVEALSASLQKIDVEGVKVTIVHSAVGAINESDVTLAEASNAFIVGFNVRPTPQARQQAEADDVEIRLHSIIYKVIEEMEEAMKGMLDPEFEEKVIGEAVIRETFKVSKVGTIGGFMVINGKVTRDSKVRVIRDGVVIYDGELASLKHYKDDVKEVTNGREGGLMIDGYNDIKTDDVIEAYVMEEIKR; translated from the coding sequence TTGTCTAAGAAAAGATTGTACGAAATCGCAAAAGAACTTGGAAAAGAAAGTAAAGAAGTTGTAGCGCGTGCAAAAGAGTTGGGCTTGGATGTGAAAAGCCACTCATCGAGCGTGGAAGTTGCTGCTGCTGAACAAATCGCAGCTAGCTTTAAATCTGCACCTGCTCCTAAGGCAGAAGCAAAACCTGCAGCACCAAAAGCAAGTGTAGAAAAGAAAGCAGAAAAGTCTGTTTCGGCTAAACCAGCTGCTGCAAAGGAAGAAAGCAAACCAGCTGCACCTGTAGCTCCTAAGGAAGAAAAAGTAGTGGCCGCAAGACCACAGAGTCGAAACTTCAAGGCGGAGCGTGAGGCGCGTGCCAAAGAGCAGGCAGAACGACGCAAACAAAACAAGGGCAACAACCGTGACCAACAACAAAACGGCAACCGTCAGAAAAACGACGGCCGTAATGGTGGCAAAACTGGTCAAGGAAACCGCGACAATCGCCGATTTAACGACCAAGGGAAAAAACCACAAGGTCAAGGAAATCATGGCAATGATCGCCGTCAGCAACAAGACTTCCAGCCCAAGCAAGCTGGCCCACGTGTTGACTTTAAAGCCCGTGCAGCAGCCCTAAAAGCAGAGCAAAATGCAGAGTACGCACGCTCAAGCGAGGAGCGCTTCAAACAATCGCAAGCTGCCAAAGAAGCCTTGGCTCAAGCTAATAAACGCAAGGAACCAGAGGAAATCTTTGAAGAAGCTGCTAAGCTAGCTGAACAAACGCAGCCAGTAGTAACAGTAGCTCCTGTAGCGAAAGAAGCGCCGGTGGATACACGTCGTAAAAAACAAGCTCGACCAGACAAAGAACGTGACGATTATGATCACGAAGAAGATGGTCCTAGAAAACAACAAAAGAATCGAAGTAGTCAGAATCAAGTGAGAAATCAAAGAAATAGTAACTGGAATAACAACAAGAAAAATAAAAAAGGGAACAAGCAAAACAACCGTAACCAGACTCCCAAACCTGTTACAGAGCGTAAGTTCCATGAATTGCCAACAGAATTTGAGTATACAGATGGTATGACTGTTGCGGAAATCGCAAAACGTATCAAACGTGAACCAGCTGAAATCGTTAAGAAACTCTTTATGATGGGTGTCATGGCTACACAAAACCAATCCTTGGATGGGAAAACCATTGAACTCCTCATGGTGGATTATGGTATTGAAGCCAAACAAAAGGTTGAAGTGGATAATGCCGACATCGAACGTTTCTTTGTCGAAGATGGCTATCTTAACGAAGATGAATTGGTTGAGCGTCCACCAGTTGTAACCATCATGGGACACGTTGACCATGGTAAAACAACCCTCTTGGATACCCTTCGTAACTCTCGTGTTGCGACAGGTGAAGCAGGTGGTATCACTCAGCATATCGGTGCCTACCAAATTGTGGAAAATGGCAAGAAGATCACCTTCCTTGATACACCAGGACACGCGGCCTTTACATCTATGCGTGCGCGTGGTGCTTCTGTTACCGATATTACCATCTTGGTTGTAGCAGCCGACGATGGGGTTATGCCTCAGACTATCGAAGCCATCAACCACTCAAAAGCGGCCAACGTTCCAATCATCGTAGCTATCAACAAGATTGATAAACCAGGTGCCAATCCAGAACGTGTTATCGGTGAATTGGCAGAGCATGGTGTTATGTCAACAGCTTGGGGTGGAGATTCTGAATTTGTTGAAATCTCAGCTAAATTCAACCAAAATATCGATGAACTCTTGGAAACAGTTCTTCTTGTGGCTGAAATCCAAGAACTCAAGGCAGACCCAACAGTTCGTGCAATCGGTACAGTTATCGAAGCGCGCTTGGATAAAGGAAAAGGTGCGGTTGCAACCCTTCTTGTGCAACAAGGTACCTTGAATGTCCAAGACCCAATCGTTGTCGGAAATACCTTCGGTCGTGTCCGTGCTATGACCAATGACCTTGGTCGTCGTGTCAAGGTTGCAGGCCCATCAACACCAGTTTCTATTACAGGTTTGAACGAAGCGCCAATGGCGGGTGACCATTTTGCTGTTTACGAAGATGAAAAATCTGCGCGTGCAGCCGGTGAAGAACGTGCCAAACGTGCTCTTATGAAGCAACGTCAAGCTACTCAACGTGTCAGCCTTGAAAACCTCTTTGATACGCTTAAAGCTGGTGAGCTCAAGTCAGTCAATGTCATCATCAAGGCCGACGTACAGGGTTCTGTTGAAGCCCTTTCTGCCTCACTTCAAAAGATCGATGTAGAAGGTGTCAAAGTTACCATTGTCCACTCGGCAGTCGGTGCTATCAACGAATCTGACGTGACTCTTGCGGAAGCTTCAAATGCCTTTATCGTTGGTTTCAACGTACGCCCTACACCACAAGCGCGTCAACAAGCGGAAGCTGACGATGTAGAAATCCGTCTCCACAGCATTATCTATAAGGTTATCGAAGAGATGGAAGAAGCCATGAAAGGGATGCTTGACCCAGAATTCGAAGAAAAAGTTATCGGTGAAGCAGTTATCCGTGAAACCTTTAAGGTATCTAAAGTCGGAACTATCGGTGGATTCATGGTTATCAACGGTAAGGTTACCCGTGACTCGAAAGTTCGTGTTATCCGTGATGGTGTCGTTATCTATGATGGCGAACTCGCCAGCTTGAAACACTACAAAGACGACGTCAAAGAAGTTACAAACGGTCGTGAAGGTGGTCTCATGATTGATGGCTACAATGATATCAAGACTGATGATGTGATTGAGGCCTATGTCATGGAAGAAATCAAACGATAA
- a CDS encoding DEAD/DEAH box helicase, with amino-acid sequence MRSSHNQILDAWITVEQLSEGNIEKSDSKYKIFQGDDYQSILKDFFKRQKLKSSSGIAVYCGIFPFRKIIEVLRGKYNLKATEEELGRASYKFTFALYFDKDLKFLADKFFLTMSGQIFKNGELPKDFLIAENELREQLGQAFLDGEFNEVFSKLLKKYEISPSDCRYYFVKNFADEINLHSFFLKDLKYAKSIYNENLNRYLSGFDSVRVNLDGNKESSYFNPKDLETILEPKNYPLGRFPSNPEYALSMMQQVAVNLASNADEDVRSVNGPPGTGKTTLLKDIFADLVTEQARIISELSAPKLKGNLVCHDKLDLIAKLPKEIAEKGIVVASSNNGAVKNIVNELPQRKEIYQKLNWLDELKKIDYFAEISNDLLLEDEDVSNDKKYWGLFSIEGGKKQNRDRLQNVLKAIRQELNSDKFQSNPSVYEEFKIQYQKLFDKREKMQDIADKIRLHVKLKNAYQQVEIEFHQDDAQRRSELSKIRDKHIQLENSKKEIESELFEHERLISMLNVNKQIAAQDVELIKLQAPRFLWLKRLFTPSKLDTYFTRLNQANESLKAELKKVHDESQYCHGLQKEIKMHELELNQLSQRQQRYNEWKSKQEDKLIRHQEKILKLQSELATYPVKKLNFSVPYEELQVSNFWFDDDYREEQSRLFIKALAVRKQFIYDNKKHFEKALRIWEKPQNYSMRDNASDLYKAAWNWVNFTVPVISTTFASFNSMFRCLPENSIGNVFIDEAGQVLPQASVGAIFRSKHIMAVGDPSQIQPVQTMDKNILGFLAQHHKIASKYLVSSTQELMDSASRYGFKKQDGTWIGLPLWVHRRSSDPMFSISNKISYDNLMVQGKEEARGLGEWFDVGGGAKDKFVPEQADYLKEELQKRHEEFDDIYVITPFKNVSVQLAKELDKIGFTKRENGKPINVGTVHTFQGKENKIVYFVLGADNMSEGAARWAVSEPNILNVAATRAKEEFYIIGNKSLYKATQSPIIRDTIDILDSYQSSLEIN; translated from the coding sequence ATGAGAAGTAGTCATAATCAAATATTAGATGCTTGGATTACAGTAGAACAATTATCAGAAGGGAATATTGAAAAAAGTGATTCTAAGTATAAGATTTTTCAAGGTGATGATTATCAATCAATATTAAAAGATTTTTTTAAACGTCAAAAATTAAAATCCAGTTCAGGGATTGCTGTTTATTGTGGAATTTTCCCTTTTCGAAAAATTATTGAAGTGTTAAGAGGCAAATACAATTTAAAGGCGACGGAGGAAGAATTGGGAAGAGCTTCTTATAAATTTACTTTTGCTCTATACTTTGATAAAGATTTGAAGTTCTTAGCTGATAAGTTTTTTTTAACCATGAGTGGGCAAATTTTCAAAAATGGGGAATTGCCTAAAGATTTCTTAATAGCAGAAAATGAGCTTCGAGAACAGTTAGGTCAGGCGTTTCTTGATGGAGAGTTCAATGAAGTTTTTAGTAAACTTCTCAAAAAGTATGAGATTTCACCAAGTGATTGCAGATATTATTTTGTTAAGAATTTTGCTGACGAAATAAATTTACATTCATTTTTTCTAAAGGATTTGAAATATGCAAAATCAATTTATAATGAAAATCTCAATCGTTATTTATCAGGATTCGATTCTGTAAGGGTTAATTTGGACGGCAATAAAGAATCATCCTATTTTAATCCCAAAGATTTAGAAACTATACTTGAACCGAAAAATTATCCATTAGGAAGATTTCCTAGTAACCCTGAATATGCTCTTTCCATGATGCAACAAGTAGCTGTAAATTTAGCTTCGAATGCGGATGAAGATGTGAGAAGTGTCAATGGTCCTCCGGGGACTGGTAAAACGACACTTTTAAAAGATATTTTTGCAGATCTGGTAACGGAACAGGCGAGAATTATTAGTGAATTATCGGCTCCTAAGCTTAAAGGGAATCTAGTTTGTCATGACAAACTAGATCTTATTGCAAAATTACCAAAAGAAATTGCAGAAAAAGGAATCGTAGTTGCAAGTTCTAATAATGGTGCTGTTAAAAATATTGTTAATGAATTACCCCAAAGAAAAGAAATTTATCAGAAATTAAATTGGTTAGATGAATTAAAGAAAATTGATTACTTTGCTGAAATCAGTAATGATTTATTGTTAGAAGATGAAGATGTTTCTAACGACAAAAAATATTGGGGATTGTTTTCGATAGAAGGTGGAAAAAAACAGAATAGAGACCGTCTGCAAAATGTTTTAAAAGCAATACGACAAGAGTTGAATTCGGATAAATTTCAATCGAATCCATCAGTATACGAAGAGTTTAAAATTCAATATCAGAAGCTATTTGATAAAAGAGAAAAGATGCAAGATATAGCAGATAAGATTCGATTGCATGTAAAATTGAAAAATGCTTACCAACAGGTTGAGATAGAGTTTCATCAGGATGATGCCCAAAGACGTTCAGAACTATCTAAAATACGGGATAAACATATTCAATTAGAAAATAGTAAAAAGGAAATAGAATCTGAGCTGTTTGAGCATGAGCGTCTTATTTCTATGTTAAATGTTAACAAACAGATAGCAGCACAAGATGTTGAGTTGATAAAATTACAAGCTCCACGTTTCTTATGGTTAAAAAGACTTTTCACACCATCGAAATTAGATACTTATTTTACGAGATTGAATCAAGCGAATGAAAGTCTAAAAGCAGAACTGAAGAAAGTACATGATGAAAGTCAATATTGCCACGGTTTGCAAAAAGAGATAAAAATGCATGAACTTGAATTAAATCAATTGAGTCAAAGGCAACAGAGGTATAATGAATGGAAATCTAAACAAGAAGATAAATTAATTCGTCATCAGGAAAAAATTTTGAAATTACAATCGGAACTTGCTACATACCCTGTTAAAAAGTTGAATTTTTCTGTTCCATATGAAGAACTACAAGTATCAAATTTTTGGTTTGATGATGACTATCGAGAAGAGCAGAGTCGTTTGTTTATTAAAGCACTGGCAGTTAGGAAGCAATTTATATATGACAATAAAAAGCATTTTGAAAAAGCATTAAGGATTTGGGAGAAGCCTCAAAACTATTCAATGAGAGATAATGCTAGTGATTTATATAAAGCTGCGTGGAATTGGGTCAATTTCACTGTTCCAGTTATTAGTACAACTTTTGCAAGCTTTAATTCCATGTTTCGGTGTTTGCCTGAAAATAGTATCGGTAATGTATTTATTGATGAAGCGGGTCAGGTATTACCTCAAGCAAGTGTGGGGGCTATTTTTAGAAGTAAGCATATTATGGCTGTTGGGGATCCTTCTCAAATACAACCAGTACAGACTATGGATAAAAATATTTTAGGATTTTTAGCACAGCACCACAAGATAGCCTCTAAATATCTTGTGTCATCAACGCAAGAATTGATGGATTCTGCTAGTAGATATGGTTTTAAAAAACAAGATGGGACATGGATAGGACTTCCTCTCTGGGTTCATCGTCGTTCTAGTGATCCGATGTTCAGTATTTCCAATAAAATTTCTTATGATAATTTAATGGTTCAAGGAAAGGAAGAAGCTCGAGGTCTGGGAGAATGGTTTGACGTTGGTGGAGGTGCTAAGGATAAATTTGTTCCTGAGCAAGCTGATTATTTGAAAGAAGAGTTGCAGAAAAGACATGAGGAATTTGATGATATTTATGTCATTACTCCTTTTAAAAATGTATCGGTTCAACTAGCAAAAGAACTAGATAAAATCGGTTTCACAAAGCGGGAGAATGGAAAACCTATAAATGTAGGGACGGTACATACTTTCCAAGGAAAAGAAAATAAGATTGTATATTTTGTGCTTGGAGCAGATAATATGAGTGAGGGGGCTGCTCGCTGGGCTGTCTCTGAACCCAATATTTTAAACGTTGCAGCGACTAGAGCTAAAGAAGAGTTTTATATTATTGGGAATAAATCTCTTTACAAAGCCACACAGAGCCCTATTATAAGAGATACTATTGACATTTTAGATTCTTATCAAAGTAGCTTAGAAATTAACTAG
- a CDS encoding helix-hairpin-helix domain-containing protein has protein sequence MSKKLQRKKQLRNHLRRSGAFSSTVTKVVEETKKVVKHAEKSASQAGKVVSKKVEQAVEATKEQAQKVANSVEDFAATLGGLSVDRAKTFYDEGIKSAADFKNWTEKELLALKGIGPATIKKLKEHGISFK, from the coding sequence ATGTCAAAGAAACTCCAACGTAAAAAACAATTGCGAAATCACCTCCGTCGCTCAGGTGCATTTTCAAGTACGGTGACCAAAGTTGTCGAAGAGACCAAGAAAGTTGTGAAACATGCAGAAAAATCTGCCAGCCAAGCAGGAAAAGTTGTCTCTAAAAAAGTGGAACAAGCAGTAGAAGCGACTAAAGAGCAAGCTCAAAAAGTAGCCAATTCAGTAGAAGATTTCGCAGCTACTTTGGGTGGCCTCTCAGTAGATCGTGCTAAGACTTTCTATGATGAGGGGATCAAGTCGGCTGCTGACTTTAAAAATTGGACTGAAAAAGAACTCCTTGCCTTGAAAGGAATCGGCCCAGCTACCATCAAGAAATTAAAAGAGCACGGAATCAGCTTCAAGTAA
- a CDS encoding DUF438 domain-containing protein: MADERIHILRDILLELHNGASPESVQERFDATFTGVSAIEISLMEHELMNSDSGVTFEDVMELCDVHANLFKNAVKGVEVEDTEHPGHPVRVFKDENLALRAALIRIRRLLDTYESMEDEEMLAEMRKGLVRQMGLLGQFDIHYQRKEELFFPIMERYGHDSPPKVMWGVDDQIRELFQTALTTAKSLPEVPISTVKETFEAFATEFESMIFKEESILLMILLESFTQDDWIQIAEESDAYGYAIIRPSEKWVPERQSFVEEKSAEEPVQLDTAEGQVQQVIDTPEGQFIITFTPKEKEAVLDRHSQQVFGNGYLSVEQANHILNNLPMEITFVNKDDIFQYYNDNTPADEMIFKRTPSQVGRNVELCHPPKYLEKVKAVMKGLREGKKDKYEMWFKSESRGKFVHITYAAVHDEAGEFQGVLEYVQDIQPYREIDTDYFRGLE, translated from the coding sequence ATGGCAGATGAACGGATTCATATCCTACGGGATATTTTGTTAGAATTGCACAATGGCGCCTCTCCTGAGTCAGTTCAGGAGCGTTTTGATGCGACCTTTACAGGTGTGTCAGCCATCGAGATTTCCCTCATGGAGCACGAGCTGATGAACTCAGACTCAGGTGTCACCTTTGAAGACGTTATGGAGCTCTGTGATGTCCATGCCAATCTTTTTAAAAACGCTGTTAAGGGTGTTGAAGTAGAGGATACCGAGCATCCTGGCCACCCCGTTCGCGTCTTCAAGGATGAAAACCTGGCCCTCCGTGCTGCCTTGATTCGCATTCGGAGATTGTTAGATACCTATGAGTCTATGGAAGATGAGGAAATGCTGGCAGAGATGCGCAAGGGTTTGGTCCGTCAAATGGGGCTGTTGGGGCAATTTGATATCCACTACCAGCGCAAGGAAGAGCTCTTCTTTCCTATCATGGAGCGCTATGGACACGATTCACCCCCTAAGGTCATGTGGGGAGTGGATGATCAGATCAGGGAACTCTTTCAAACAGCTCTAACGACAGCTAAGTCACTACCAGAAGTGCCGATTTCCACTGTAAAGGAAACTTTCGAAGCTTTTGCGACAGAGTTTGAAAGTATGATTTTCAAGGAAGAGTCCATCCTTCTCATGATTCTCCTTGAGTCCTTTACTCAGGATGACTGGATTCAGATTGCGGAGGAGAGCGATGCTTACGGCTATGCCATCATCCGTCCGTCTGAGAAATGGGTTCCAGAACGTCAGAGTTTTGTTGAGGAAAAGAGTGCAGAGGAGCCCGTGCAGCTAGACACAGCTGAAGGCCAAGTGCAACAAGTTATCGATACGCCAGAAGGCCAGTTTATCATTACCTTTACCCCTAAGGAAAAGGAAGCAGTGCTGGACCGCCATAGTCAACAGGTATTTGGCAATGGCTATCTCTCCGTAGAGCAGGCCAACCACATCCTAAATAACCTCCCTATGGAGATTACCTTTGTCAATAAAGACGATATTTTCCAGTATTACAATGACAATACGCCAGCTGATGAGATGATTTTCAAACGGACGCCGTCCCAAGTCGGGCGTAATGTAGAACTCTGCCATCCGCCTAAGTACCTAGAAAAGGTGAAGGCCGTTATGAAAGGTCTTCGTGAAGGTAAAAAGGACAAGTATGAAATGTGGTTCAAGTCTGAGTCGCGAGGCAAGTTTGTCCACATCACCTACGCTGCAGTGCACGATGAAGCTGGGGAATTTCAAGGCGTGCTAGAGTATGTTCAGGACATCCAGCCCTATCGTGAGATTGATACGGACTACTTCCGTGGATTAGAATAA
- the rbfA gene encoding 30S ribosome-binding factor RbfA: MANHFRTDRVGMEIKREVNEILQKKVRDPRVQGVTITDVQMLGDLSMAKVYYTILSNLASDNQKAQIGLEKATGTIKRELGRNLKLYKIPDLTFVKDESIEYGNKIDEMLRNLDKN, encoded by the coding sequence ATGGCAAATCATTTCCGTACGGATCGTGTAGGCATGGAAATCAAGCGTGAAGTCAATGAGATTTTGCAAAAGAAGGTCCGTGATCCCCGTGTCCAAGGTGTGACCATCACAGATGTTCAGATGCTAGGCGATTTATCGATGGCCAAGGTTTACTACACCATTTTGAGTAACCTTGCTTCGGATAACCAAAAAGCTCAAATCGGGCTTGAAAAAGCAACTGGCACCATCAAACGTGAACTTGGTCGCAATTTGAAATTATACAAAATCCCAGATTTGACCTTCGTCAAAGACGAATCCATCGAATATGGAAACAAGATTGACGAGATGCTACGCAATCTGGATAAGAATTAA
- a CDS encoding GNAT family N-acetyltransferase, with amino-acid sequence MTRAELPERIETERLVLRVRTVADVVDIFDYASRPEVSYPAGFPPVKTLEDEIYYLEHILPERNEKDNLPAGYGIVVKGTDTIIGSVDFPRRHEDDVLEIGYILHPDYWGRGYVPEAARTLIDLAFKELNLHKIELTCFGYNVQSQRVAEKLGFTLEARIRDRKDAQGNRCDSLIYGLLRSEWESF; translated from the coding sequence ATGACAAGAGCAGAGTTGCCAGAACGAATAGAGACCGAGCGTCTGGTCTTGCGAGTCCGTACCGTGGCTGATGTTGTGGATATCTTTGACTATGCCAGTAGGCCAGAAGTTTCCTACCCAGCAGGCTTTCCGCCCGTCAAGACCTTGGAAGATGAGATTTATTATCTGGAGCATATTCTGCCCGAGCGCAATGAAAAGGACAATCTCCCAGCTGGTTACGGCATAGTGGTTAAAGGGACCGATACTATCATCGGCTCTGTTGATTTCCCTCGTCGTCACGAGGATGATGTCTTGGAGATTGGCTATATCTTACATCCAGACTATTGGGGCCGAGGCTATGTGCCCGAAGCGGCACGTACCTTGATTGATTTAGCTTTTAAAGAATTGAACCTACACAAGATTGAACTAACTTGTTTTGGTTACAATGTCCAAAGTCAACGAGTCGCTGAGAAACTTGGCTTTACCTTAGAAGCTCGAATCCGAGACCGCAAAGATGCCCAAGGAAACCGCTGTGACAGTCTGATATATGGTTTGCTGAGGAGTGAGTGGGAGAGTTTTTAA